One Takifugu rubripes chromosome 19, fTakRub1.2, whole genome shotgun sequence genomic window carries:
- the LOC115246802 gene encoding mitochondrial import inner membrane translocase subunit Tim17-A-like, translating into MTGAVLAARNGPVAMVGSAAMGGILLALIEGAGILLTRFASSQFPTAPQYAEEPPPPACPHLPSVTTDNINEDWRLLFCWGFLNSLLMF; encoded by the exons ATGACAGGAGCTGTCCTCGCTGCAAGAA ACGGGCCTGTAGCCATGGTGGGCTCTGCAGCCATGGGGGGTATCCTCCTGGCCTTGATAGAGGGTGCCGGTATCCTGCTTACGAGGTTCGCTTCGTCACAGTTCCCCACCG cACCCCAGTATGCAGAGGAGCCGCCCCCGCCGGCATGCCCCCACCTTCCTTCGGTGACTACAGACAATATCAATGAGGACTGGCGCCTGCTCTTCTGTTGGGGTTTTTTGAATTCCTtgctgatgttttaa